In the genome of uncultured Fibrobacter sp., one region contains:
- the pnp gene encoding polyribonucleotide nucleotidyltransferase, which yields MSIDAYHQKYGKMLDPKEVSVTLPDGRVITFETGRIAKQARGAAVAKMGDAFVLSTVCYGEEKEGDFFPLTVEYREKAYAAGRLPGGYSKREAGRPSDEETLSARIIDRPIRPMFPENFTREVQVIVQVLSADRKFAPDVLGVSAASLSIGLSELPFEQQVAAVRVAVVDGQNIVMPTYEQMACADLDLVVAGTEDSVCMVEGGAYEVSEDTMINAILAGHEAIKAMCKAQQELVDRCAKPKMELKPQHVGEAHEKLLATVKEVVWDELNKDVHSNMVKTDFYPAMADLCAKMLEDERILAIIGKDEEQDPALVADAKAIFSDYERTAMREMILNEDVRLDGRTTTEVRPIEIELGVLPSAHGSAIFQRGETQGLVVCTLGSKADEQRYESLQGEGSKSYMLHYNFPPYCVGECKRLGMSRREIGHGHLAERSLAAVLPLPEDFPYTIRVVSEIQESNGSSSMASVCGGCLSLMDAGVPIKAPVAGVAMGLISEKGSVKEGGKIKILTDITGTEDHLGDMDFKVTGTAEGITAFQMDIKIRGITPELMREALEQARQGRLHILGKMAELGLAAPRPKVSEKAPTMIKMRIPTNKIRDVIGSGGSVIKGMQSQTGCTINIDDDGNIDIAAPTGKAAAVCRRMIEELTAEPEPGRKYKGKVKTIQPFGAFVEILPGRDGLVHISELADHRVEKVEDVVHVGDEVEVLCLGVDPKGKVKLSMKALLPPKPATEAPAAEAPAAEAAPEAPAEA from the coding sequence TGGGCGATGCATTCGTGCTTTCCACTGTCTGCTACGGCGAAGAAAAAGAAGGTGATTTCTTCCCTCTCACTGTGGAATATCGCGAAAAGGCCTACGCCGCTGGTCGCCTCCCGGGCGGCTACAGCAAGCGCGAAGCCGGACGTCCCTCTGACGAAGAAACTCTTTCTGCCCGTATCATTGACCGCCCGATTCGCCCGATGTTCCCCGAGAACTTCACGCGCGAAGTCCAGGTGATTGTGCAGGTTCTTTCTGCTGACCGCAAGTTCGCACCCGATGTGCTCGGCGTGTCTGCAGCATCCCTCTCTATCGGTCTTTCTGAACTGCCCTTCGAACAGCAGGTTGCCGCCGTACGCGTGGCCGTGGTCGATGGTCAGAACATCGTGATGCCCACCTACGAACAGATGGCCTGCGCCGATCTGGACCTGGTGGTCGCCGGTACCGAAGATTCCGTCTGCATGGTGGAAGGCGGTGCCTACGAAGTGTCCGAAGACACGATGATCAACGCAATTCTCGCCGGTCACGAAGCTATCAAGGCTATGTGCAAGGCCCAACAGGAACTGGTGGACCGCTGCGCTAAGCCCAAGATGGAACTCAAGCCGCAGCACGTTGGCGAAGCCCACGAAAAGCTTCTCGCCACGGTGAAGGAAGTCGTGTGGGACGAACTGAACAAGGACGTCCACTCCAACATGGTGAAGACCGACTTCTATCCGGCTATGGCAGACCTCTGCGCGAAGATGCTCGAAGACGAACGCATTCTCGCTATCATTGGCAAGGACGAAGAACAGGATCCTGCTCTCGTTGCAGACGCTAAGGCAATCTTTAGCGACTACGAACGCACTGCCATGCGCGAAATGATCCTGAACGAAGACGTGCGCCTCGACGGCCGTACTACGACCGAAGTCCGCCCGATCGAAATCGAACTCGGCGTTCTCCCGAGCGCTCACGGTTCTGCGATCTTCCAGCGTGGCGAAACCCAGGGTCTCGTGGTCTGCACGCTCGGCTCCAAGGCCGACGAACAGCGCTACGAAAGCCTGCAGGGCGAAGGCTCCAAGAGCTACATGCTGCATTACAACTTCCCGCCGTACTGCGTGGGTGAATGCAAGCGCCTCGGCATGAGCCGCCGCGAAATCGGTCACGGCCACTTGGCCGAACGTTCTCTCGCAGCAGTGCTCCCGCTGCCGGAAGACTTCCCGTACACCATCCGCGTGGTTTCCGAAATTCAGGAATCCAACGGTTCTTCTTCCATGGCCTCTGTTTGCGGTGGCTGCCTCAGCTTGATGGACGCTGGCGTTCCTATCAAGGCTCCGGTCGCAGGTGTCGCCATGGGCCTCATCTCCGAAAAGGGTTCCGTCAAGGAAGGCGGCAAGATCAAGATCTTGACCGACATCACCGGTACGGAAGACCACCTCGGCGATATGGACTTCAAGGTGACGGGTACTGCCGAAGGTATCACTGCCTTCCAGATGGATATCAAGATCCGCGGCATTACGCCGGAACTCATGCGCGAAGCTCTGGAACAGGCTCGTCAGGGCCGTCTCCACATCTTGGGCAAGATGGCTGAACTCGGCCTCGCCGCTCCGCGTCCGAAGGTTTCCGAAAAGGCTCCGACCATGATCAAGATGCGCATCCCGACCAACAAGATCCGTGACGTTATCGGTTCCGGTGGCTCCGTGATCAAGGGCATGCAGTCTCAGACGGGTTGCACGATCAACATCGACGACGATGGTAACATCGATATCGCAGCTCCGACCGGTAAGGCCGCCGCTGTTTGCCGCCGCATGATCGAAGAACTCACTGCCGAACCTGAACCGGGCCGCAAGTACAAGGGCAAGGTGAAGACGATCCAGCCGTTTGGCGCATTCGTCGAAATCCTCCCGGGTCGTGACGGTCTCGTGCACATCTCCGAACTTGCCGACCACCGCGTCGAAAAGGTCGAAGACGTTGTTCACGTCGGTGACGAAGTCGAAGTGCTCTGCCTCGGTGTCGACCCGAAGGGCAAGGTGAAGCTTTCCATGAAGGCTTTGCTCCCTCCGAAGCCGGCTACCGAAGCTCCGGCCGCTGAAGCACCCGCTGCTGAAGCTGCTCCGGAAGCACCGGCCGAAGCATAA
- a CDS encoding HD domain-containing phosphohydrolase — protein sequence MVLLYLTILTVIAVFNFFVHYHVNPRQNGPYPLLLFCVFIACLGHLMLALSSNLDQVILSNKVIYLGSIFMPLLTFNACLSICKIKFPTWSHDVLMIVVLAVLTMSMTVGYNGLYYKSIKYIQTNGVGNFVAEYGIGHDIFNFCMVGFVIINVTLIIYAFFKKKNVSFKSLIALSSIEAVSILSFFISRVVESDTMVMPAVYVFDQFALLYICFRVKRYDVEQIISQVLETQNADSYVLISSNNNFLGCNAVAYETFPTLKNCRIDHSTPDNFELNHLLIAWNKELKQGNVTIEKKFEYDGKHYKILLRQLPLSGSEKINMFRIEDETSMHNYINMLGTNNVRLELMLKENDTQIRSIQEQMVVGMAHMVESRDSNTGSHIKRTSRVVQILVEYLRKDPTLGHSEFFYDSLVSAAPMHDIGKIAIDDRILRKPGRFTPQEYEEMKEHPEKGAMIVENLLTSVESPDFVRIAKNVARYHHERFDGFGYPKKLKGNDIPFEARVMAIADVYDALVSKRCYKAEMSFNEAYEIIIEGMGTQFDPALKDCFIACRKKLEDYYQSLSEDEA from the coding sequence ATGGTGCTTTTGTATTTAACAATCCTGACCGTGATTGCTGTGTTCAATTTTTTTGTTCACTACCACGTCAACCCGAGACAAAACGGGCCCTACCCTTTACTTCTGTTCTGTGTTTTTATCGCATGCTTAGGCCACCTAATGCTTGCGCTTTCGTCGAACTTGGACCAGGTGATTCTTTCAAACAAGGTGATTTACCTCGGTTCCATATTCATGCCGCTTTTAACTTTCAACGCATGCCTTTCTATTTGTAAAATCAAGTTCCCGACTTGGAGCCACGACGTTTTGATGATCGTTGTACTGGCCGTATTAACCATGTCCATGACAGTCGGATACAACGGCCTCTATTACAAGTCTATCAAATACATTCAGACAAACGGAGTGGGAAACTTTGTCGCCGAATACGGTATCGGTCACGACATTTTCAATTTCTGCATGGTTGGTTTCGTTATCATCAACGTTACCCTCATCATCTATGCATTCTTCAAAAAGAAAAATGTTTCGTTCAAGAGCTTGATCGCACTATCTTCGATTGAAGCGGTATCCATTCTTTCGTTCTTTATTTCTCGTGTAGTCGAAAGCGATACCATGGTCATGCCTGCCGTTTACGTATTTGACCAGTTCGCCCTTCTGTACATTTGCTTTAGAGTCAAGCGCTACGACGTGGAACAGATTATTTCGCAGGTACTCGAAACCCAAAACGCAGACAGCTACGTTCTCATTTCTTCGAACAACAACTTCCTCGGTTGTAACGCGGTGGCCTACGAAACCTTCCCTACCCTGAAAAATTGCCGTATTGACCACTCCACTCCCGACAATTTCGAACTCAACCATTTGCTGATTGCCTGGAACAAGGAACTGAAACAAGGCAACGTGACTATCGAAAAGAAGTTCGAGTACGACGGCAAACACTACAAGATTTTGCTTAGGCAACTCCCGCTTTCGGGCTCTGAAAAAATCAACATGTTCCGAATCGAAGACGAAACCAGCATGCACAATTACATTAACATGCTGGGCACGAACAACGTGCGCCTTGAATTGATGCTCAAGGAAAACGACACCCAAATTCGTTCAATCCAGGAACAGATGGTCGTGGGCATGGCCCACATGGTTGAAAGCCGCGACAGTAACACCGGTAGCCATATCAAGCGTACAAGCCGCGTGGTGCAAATTCTGGTTGAATACCTGCGCAAGGACCCGACTCTTGGCCATTCCGAATTTTTCTACGACAGTCTGGTTTCGGCTGCTCCGATGCATGATATCGGAAAGATTGCCATTGATGACCGCATTCTGAGAAAGCCCGGCCGTTTTACGCCGCAGGAATACGAAGAAATGAAAGAACACCCCGAGAAGGGTGCCATGATTGTCGAAAACTTGCTGACCTCGGTAGAATCTCCGGACTTCGTGAGAATCGCAAAGAACGTCGCCCGCTACCATCATGAGCGCTTCGATGGTTTCGGCTATCCCAAGAAACTCAAGGGAAACGATATTCCGTTCGAAGCCCGCGTCATGGCAATCGCCGACGTGTATGACGCATTGGTGTCCAAGCGTTGCTACAAGGCAGAGATGTCGTTCAACGAAGCCTACGAAATTATTATCGAAGGCATGGGCACGCAGTTTGACCCGGCTCTAAAGGATTGCTTTATTGCCTGTCGCAAAAAACTTGAAGATTATTATCAAAGCTTGAGCGAAGACGAAGCCTAA